A stretch of Solea senegalensis isolate Sse05_10M linkage group LG10, IFAPA_SoseM_1, whole genome shotgun sequence DNA encodes these proteins:
- the pdf gene encoding peptide deformylase, mitochondrial: MNMRPRASVLLSSVSRVVQLRGGACILTAAPSRGLPRTPASCSRSYCSSIKRRSYLHYIKNKIIAPPTPPYSHVCQVGDPVLRSHAANVDPAAIADPEIQKVIKTMVKVMRKQDCVGLSAPQIGVPLRIVALEYPEQMLRESSAASREARGLSAQPLRIFINPALRVLDGHTVLFREACESLSGFSAAVPRFLSVEVSGLNEKGEAVTWQASGWPARILQHEMDHLDGVLYIDRMDSRTFINIKWQEHNE; this comes from the exons ATGAACATGAGACCGCGTGCGTCCGTGCTGCTGTCCTCCGTCTCCAGAGTGGTGCAGCTCAGAGGCGGAGCCTGCATTCTAACAGCAGCGCCCTCCCGTGGTCTCCCACGCACCCCAGCGTCCTGCTCCCGCTCCTACTGCAGCTCCATCAAAAGGCGCTCCTATCTGCACTACATCAAAAACAAGATCATAGCCCCTCCCACACCACCGTACAGTCACGTGTGCCAGGTGGGGGACCCGGTCCTGCGCTCGCACGCCGCAAACGTCGACCCTGCGGCGATAGCGGACCCCGAGATCCAAAAGGTCATCAAGACCATGGTGAAGGTGATGCGGAAACAGGACTGTGTGGGACTCAGTGCTCCTCAGATCGGGGTCCCGCTCCGCATCGTGGCGCTGGAATATCCCGAGCAGATGTTGCGGGAGAGCTCGGCTGCGTCGAGGGAGGCCCGCGGTCTCTCCGCTCAGCCCCTGAGGATCTTCATCAACCCAGCCCTGAGGGTTCTGGACGGACACACTGTCCTCTTCCGGGAAGCCTGCGAGAGCCTCTCAGGCTTCTCTGCCGCAGTTCCTCGTTTCCTGTCTGTGGAAGTGTCAG gTCTGAATGAGAAAGGTGAAGCGGTCACGTGGCAGGCGAGCGGCTGGCCAGCTCGCATCCTCCAGCACGAGATGGACCACCTGGACGGCGTCCTCTACATCGACCGCATGGACAGCAGGACCTTCATTAACATCAAGTGGCAGGAGCACAACGAGTAA